ACTACATCCAGAAATACCTTGACAAACACCCCCAGCCTCAACAATTACTCTATAACTTCTGGTTTCAGTTGGATTATAATCATATCCATTAAAGGTTGCTCCAGAAGTATATTGATCGTAAGTATAACCAAAAATAAATTCTTGGGGTAATGGCTGTATTCTAGTTATATTAACACTTTTAGGACAATAAGGTGGGATGTTAAATGTAAAAGATCCAGTTATTCTATTCCAACCCCATTGAGATATGTATTGACATGTTGCATCAACATTTAGTATACATTGTATTGTTGTGGTTGTTGATGTGGTTGTGGTGGTTGTGGTGGTGGTTGTTGTTCGGGTTGTGGTGGTTGTGGTGGTGGTTGTTGTTCGGGTTGTGGTGGTTGTGGTGGTTGTTGATGTGGTTGTTGTGGTTGTGGTGGTTGTTGTGGTTGTTGTACAAGGTGGACACCAATAAGGATTACCACAACCAGGGGCATAATATGGCCCCCCACATTTACCAGAACAATCCGCTCCACATCCTAAATCTCCACAATACGGATTACCCCCATACCCACAAATTGCCATTTGATTAGCTCCACATGTTATCCCACTAAAAGTACAACTAACAGTACAAGATTGTCCATTACAATATGAACAAGAAGAACCACTACATAGATTACAATAGTTTGGTGGGCATGACCAACTAGTTCCATTACTACAAGTTTGTGTACAAGAGCAAGATCCAGCATAAGATTCATCGATACTTATAGTTAAAAATGACAAGATTAGCAAAAATACTAATACTGTTACCGATTTTTTTGAAATACACCCCACCTATTCAAAGAAATTCAAAAATAAAACATTTATAACTTTCAAATAAAATCCTTTTAAATTGATTTTAGAATTTAGTAGAAAAAAAATATTATTTTTATAAAAACTTATAAAATCAATAACCCCGATGGGAACTATCACCAGTCAAAGACTGGTGGCATCTGAGAACTGATCTAACCTCACCTGAATACCTTGGTTTTGACATAATTCATCACAAGTTTTGCATTTTTTCAATATTTTACGGTAGAATAAGTGTTTATCCACTGGTCAAAGACCAAATGGATTGATCATTTAATTATAATTTTTGGTTATAAATGGTAAATAATATCGATATAATGCTCTAATATCCTTTGTTGTTTCTGCTGAACCACCATAATCATCTTCACACTTAAAAGTAACTTTATTATTTCCAGCTTTAAGAATAGATTCTAATAAATAGTATCCATTAGAATATTCTGGAGTATAAAATTCTCCATTTATGTTGAAAAAACAATTATAAGGGACTCCAGAAGGGTTCGTCCAACCATTAAATAAAACTACTTTTTCCGGTGTTGGATTCTCGGGTGTGTAAGTAAAATTAGCATTATTAATTGGGGGTCTTCCATTTGCTGGGGGAAAATTTAATATTAATGCTATTAATAAACTACACAAACATGAAAAAAATCGGCTCATCTAATCAATTAATTCTGAAACCTTTAAAAATAAATTTCTTTTTTACCCTACAAAATAGAAAAAAAATCAAACGTTTGATTGCTTCAATCCTTTCTGTGTTATTGCAAAAGTCGGTGAACTAGAGTAGACAGGTACCAACAAACCCCTTTGCACAAGTGATTTTATAGTCGACTCGATTATAGATGGCTGTATATTTTTTCCCTTGAATATTTCTATCAATTCACTCTTATTTGCAACCAATCTGTTGCTCATCTCTTGTAATATTTTCTTTTCAATTCCATCTTCCACTTATTCCACCACTAGTTCTTTCTTCAACCTTAAAGCCTCAGCATCACCTTTCAATTTTTTAACCAATGCTATTGCAAATTCCATAGCAGTTCCAGGAGCTTGGGAAGTTATTATGTGTTGATCAACAACAACCTTATTTCCTCTTGGATAAGATAATTCTTTTTCCATTCCGGGATAAATCGTTGCCCTCTTTTCATCAAGTAAACCAGCGTGTGCAAGAATTGCCGGAGCTGCACATATTGCACCTATAACTTTTCCTTTGGAATCAAATTCCTTTATTGCATCTATCAGCTGTGATGTCCTTTCAAGAGTTTTGTATCCCGGCCCTCCGGGAAGTACTATTGCATCATAATTCTTCGGATTAATTTCATTGAACCTTTTGTCAACCATGACCTTTATTTTGTGGGCCCCCTCAATAACAGAACCGACGACACCAACCATCTCAACTTCTATACCAGCCCTTCTTAGGACATCAACAACAGTAAATGCCTCTATTTCTTCAAACCCATTTGCCAAAGGAACCATAACTTTCATCTTACCACCCCAATTATTTTACACTTTTAATTTCTTAAGGATTTTATCTACAAATTCTTTTGCAACATTGGGCCATCAGCGGTAATTATATTTTCATCCTAAACAACATACATTTGAGTATAAGAATCACCAGCCTGTCTCAACATAGATATTGAAAAATCGGTTGGAAAAATAGTTGAAAGAACGCCTTTCGATATCCTGCTCTTCCTAAAATTATGGTCTCAAACAAATTGCAGCGACCACCTTTCCCAATTCATTAAATTTTCTCGCTTTTTTTAAATTACTTCTGGATATTCCAATAATTTTGGACCTCCTGAATCACCTCTATCAAAAGGGCGTCAAACTCCTCTGAATCCATGTATCTAATTCCTTTTGAGGTTTTATTCTATTTTCCTCCATACTCATTGCTTTCTCTGATGTCACACTAGATACTGTTGTTGAGATTCCTTTTTTTCCATATCCTTCTTGGTAGTTATGAATTAAATATCATTGAAATTTGATGGTGTTATTAGAATAACTACTTTTTCCATATTTTATTAATTTGGTTTTTTTATTATCCTGAATTATTGTAACTTTGATAAATAAACAAGACTTCAAAAAACCAACATAGATTAATTTATGAAAGTCAACAAAAATTATCGAAGGGACATTATTTCAGGACAACACAATGGTTTTATAAAAAATAAAAGAAGAATGTAAAATTTCTGTAAATTATTTTCCAAGATTTTGACGTGGCCAAAAATTTATTAATCTTCTAAGAGCTTGGGGTTTATATTTTCCACCATAATATTGTGGGACTTCATATTCCCCTGGCGGCACTCCCATTAACTCGGCAATATTTGGTCCAATAACAAGAACATCTCCTTCAAATACATATACAGTACCACCATTATAATTTATCTTTTTCACTCTCATTCTAACATTAGAATCTCCATCTCCCAAAGTATCACCTCCTATTTAATAATTTTCTATTATCCAACAAACACAACCACAGAAACTGCAACTAGGTCCTCCAGAAAAAGGAATCATCCCAGACTAACCAATAATAAAGATAACACTAAGTAAACCCAACAAAATGTTATTGAGTTTACTTGAAAAAATCATACAAAAAAAATTTGTTATATTAAATATTTAAAATTTTACAAATTTATTGATGATAAAACAAGTTATAGTCATAAGAAACGATTTGGGGATGAGTTTAGGTAAGATATGTGCCCAAGCTTGTCATGCCTCAATAGGATCATTTGAAAAAACCCCGGAAGATATAAAAAATCGATGGAAACTTGGGGGGCAAAAAAAAGTGATCCTCCAAGTGAATTCAAGAAAAGAGATAATTGAACTCCACAAAAAAGCAAAATCCCTTAAAGTACCTTGTTTTCTAGTAAAGGATGCCGGTTTAACTGAATTAAAGCCTGGAACAATAACCGCCCTTGGAATAGGCCCAGAAAAAGAGGAAAAAATAAACAAAATCACAGGAAGCCTTAAATTACTTTAATCTATCAAACCTATAATTTTTCATGATAATTTCCTTCCACAATATCCTGATTCTTATTACTATATTTGTCTCTCTATATACAAGCATTTTTTTTATTTTGACTTACATAGAAAGTCAGGAAAAAAGAAGAAAACCAAAATTAAAACCAAAAATTAGTGTAATAATTCCCGCATACAATGAAAGTGAAAATATTATAAAGACTATAAAATCTGTCCTGAAAACCAATTATCCAAAAGATAAATTGGAAATAATTGTCGTTGATGATGCATCGAAAGATGATACTTACCTTCAAGCAAAAAAAATGGAAGGAAAAAATGTAAAGGTATTCACCAAAAAACATGGTGGAAAGGCAAAAGCTGTTAATTTTGGTATAAAAAAGTCATCTGGAGAAATAATAATGGTTCTTGATGCGGATACATTTCCAGATAAAAATTGCTTTATGAATATAATAGGATATTTTGAAGATCCAAAAGTAATGGCTGCCCTTCCTTTGATAAAGATTTGGGAACCAAAAAATATAATAGAAAAATGTCAGGTTATTGAATACACTATAATGGGATTGATAAAAAAATCCTTCTCATTTATGGGGTCTATGAGTTGTACACCCGCGGGGGCTTTTATAAGAAAAAGTTTTTTAGAAAAGTATGGTGGATTTGATACAAAAACCTTGACAGAAGATTTTGAGATGGGCCTTAGAATACAGTCAAAGAATTACAGGATAATTCAATCTTTGGATAGCCAAGTTTACACAGTTGTTCCTAAAAAATTGAAGAAATTGGTAAGACAAAGGATAAGGTGGAGTTATGGTACACTCGAAAATATAAAAAAATACAAGTATATGATTGGACCAAAATATGGGGATTTAGGTGTTTTCTTTCTTCCACTAAATCTTTTAGGTATAGGGTTGATTTCATTTATTTTTTTATATTATTCGATAAAATCGTTTTTTGATTTTTTTGAAAAAATCAAGATGTGGTCACTAATAAAATTTGACATTTTTACAAAGATGGATTTGGATTTTAGATTGAATTTTTGGAATATTTTAATGGATGAAAAATTTCTATTGATTGTTCTCACAACTTTGACTGCATTTTTGGTTTATGAAATATCAAGAAGAGCTATAAATGAAAGGTTTAGAATTGAATACATTTTTTATTTATTAATTTATGGCTGGGTTTTGGGTTTTTCTCAATTGATCAGTATGATATATTTCATTGCTGGAAAAAAACCAAAGTGGTGAAAACAATTAAAAAAATAATAACAGAATTATTAACCATGAGAAATTTATCTTGGAAAAGGTATCTATCTGTATTTATAATAACTCTATTGGTGTTTGTGGTGATATTTCTATTGGCTAATAAAATGTCATCAAAGACGTCTGAGGATTTCAGAAAAACACAGAAATATATGTCAAACTACCTAATATCACTTAACCTCCAATCCGAAATTGCTAAAGAAAATATATGTAAAGTTGATGTATTTGAATTGACAGAAGATAAAAGTGAATTGGGGAAACAGTTGGATATTCTTGAAAGGACATTAGGAAAGGATAATGAGATTGTTAGGGAATTAAAGAAAGATTATACACTAGTCTCCATTAGGCAATGGCTTTTATTAAAAAAATTCAAACAAGAATGTAACAACAAGATTAATATAATCCTTTTCTTCTATTCAAATGAAGTCAATTCCTCGGATAGTGAATCGCAGGGTTATGTCTTGGATTATATTTACAGGAAATATCCGGAAAAGGTTGTGATATATGCATTCGAGATAGAAGAAGATAATCCAGCTTTGAATACTATAAAACATATATATAACGTCAAATCTGCACCAACTATTGTTGTCAATGAAAGAATATTCTTTGGGTTCCAAAGCCAAGAAAAGATAGAATCCTTATTGATAAAATAGATTAGGTATAACCTTCTAAGCTTGTAATATTCATTATACTTAAAATGGCCCTAATGGTTGCAAGATCAAATTCCTCATCTGTTTTACCATATATCCATATCCTGTTGCCACCACCAACAACCCTTGTTTGATTTGAAAATTCTGGGGCAACAAGTATTATTTTTAGGACCCCATCCTCCCTAGTTATATTTTCGTATGAATCTATTGCCTCAGCATTAAAAGTCTTCTTTGGTTTGAAGAAACCCCTTGTTGCCATGTCATATTTTGTCAATTTGTATACTATTTCAAAAGTCTCTAATTGGTAAAGAGAATTTGTTTTAGGGGACCCTGGTTTGAACAGTATGGTCACGTTTTTTATTTTATAGTCATGGAATAGATTGTGTAGAAATTCTTCTTTTGGAAAAACTTCTACTTTAAGTGCCTTTCTGACATCTTTTCTAAATGAATAGGGTGTACCCCGGAAATATATGGTGTTGACTGGCTTTAGGTATTGGTACAATTCATATGATAAAAGCAACAAAGCTATTGCTAATAGAATTATTGAAATTGTCCTTAGTTTCAACCTCATGAAACCACTAAAAGTATTGGTAAAACTATTTCAAATATTTTAGAATTTTCAAAAAGAAAAAAGAAAAAAGAAAGCCTTTTAGCGCCTTAAGCTGGTGTTATACCAGAAGCTGAGACGCTTGTAACTTTGACTGCCATGTTGCCGTCCAATTGACTTGCAAATGAGCTGTATTGTTGCAAGACTGAGCAGGCATTTCTTGTGTCCTTAGCCTCCCACCCAGCTACAATTACAGCATATTTGCCGGATTCTAGCACACCACTCTTGAGAGCGATGTAACCTTCTCCTGGGCCGAATTCATTACCAGTCATCTGTGCACCATAGGTTGGGAATGTGTAACCCATGGCTTGTGCAGTCAATTTGTTGACTGCTGGACCACCCACCAATACTAGGTGTTTTCCAACTGGTAATGATACTTCATTGTCTAACTTGCCAACAGCATTTGTGATTGGAACAACACTCTTGACCTTGTCACCGCTTGATGCAACTGTTGTTGAAGGACCTTTGACGACTACCCTTGCAAAGACCTGTTCTGCTGGAACCTTTAATTCTACTCTGTCACCTGCACCAGCTGTCTTTGGAGCGCTTATGACAATACCATACTTTGTCCTAGCGTCCTTCTCTCTTGTACCAATGGCTGTGTAAGAGGAACCATCATAATACCATAGTTCAGATGCCTCCTCTGTGTTAGCAGTGGCACCAAGAGATGTGACAGCTGAAGCTGTGTGAGTGACATTGTAGATTATTCTCTCTGATGCTAAGTCACTTGTTGTCTTACCTGTGATGTCTAATCTAATGTTCCATACTGTTGAAGTGAGGTTAACTATGTAAAACTTAACATTCTCTTGTTTTGTATCACCATAGTAAACTTCTCCAAAGTAGGCCCCTGCTGGTGTAGTTGCAAAATCTACGCTACCAGCGTATACTTTTGCACCATCTGTATCTCTGTACCATACGGTGACATTTGTTGCTGAAGCTGGAACTAACCAAACTTCAGATGTTCTCTTGTCAGAACTTCCTAGACTTGTTAATTGAGTGGAATTCAAATTGATACCATTACTTACATCTGTCTGTAAGTACCAAGTATCAACTACACTCCCACCTAAGTTCTGACCTGTCCTTCTTGACATTCTTAAGGTCATGTATCTACTGTCACTTACTGTTAATTTCTCAAAGCAAACTTC
The nucleotide sequence above comes from Candidatus Aenigmatarchaeota archaeon. Encoded proteins:
- a CDS encoding DJ-1/PfpI family protein, encoding MKVMVPLANGFEEIEAFTVVDVLRRAGIEVEMVGVVGSVIEGAHKIKVMVDKRFNEINPKNYDAIVLPGGPGYKTLERTSQLIDAIKEFDSKGKVIGAICAAPAILAHAGLLDEKRATIYPGMEKELSYPRGNKVVVDQHIITSQAPGTAMEFAIALVKKLKGDAEALRLKKELVVE
- the pth2 gene encoding aminoacyl-tRNA hydrolase, whose protein sequence is MIKQVIVIRNDLGMSLGKICAQACHASIGSFEKTPEDIKNRWKLGGQKKVILQVNSRKEIIELHKKAKSLKVPCFLVKDAGLTELKPGTITALGIGPEKEEKINKITGSLKLL
- a CDS encoding glycosyltransferase is translated as MTYIESQEKRRKPKLKPKISVIIPAYNESENIIKTIKSVLKTNYPKDKLEIIVVDDASKDDTYLQAKKMEGKNVKVFTKKHGGKAKAVNFGIKKSSGEIIMVLDADTFPDKNCFMNIIGYFEDPKVMAALPLIKIWEPKNIIEKCQVIEYTIMGLIKKSFSFMGSMSCTPAGAFIRKSFLEKYGGFDTKTLTEDFEMGLRIQSKNYRIIQSLDSQVYTVVPKKLKKLVRQRIRWSYGTLENIKKYKYMIGPKYGDLGVFFLPLNLLGIGLISFIFLYYSIKSFFDFFEKIKMWSLIKFDIFTKMDLDFRLNFWNILMDEKFLLIVLTTLTAFLVYEISRRAINERFRIEYIFYLLIYGWVLGFSQLISMIYFIAGKKPKW
- a CDS encoding S-layer protein translates to MNTKLLSAILTALMAISPLVAAVDLGDYPSFLFKDHNLDAYVVVGSAAQPADVVGAVDLAVRLAGESYVEVDTGSTTVVSGGKSEDIPIGKALAASGYLDSSFTSDHLAGLQDSSVTFQGETYNFHDEIVLSTSSPTIESSLSASEIDYEDKVYMEVASGALAYYYIFDEAIDVSKATTSQPLKIKFLGKTLKITNASATSFTAYVGDTYSMNVGDSVVVEGKTVTLENVGSNGSVRLNIDGTTYTVRNTETYEGLEITVDDYFYAEALAERGATLVMGKKAVETYSNGQVYYKQNGICNDDPEDTDCWVWVIGELDQNKVGDKTQGSGGPTLGVQSAFIIQSYDTNPITVGGCYKYPNDYAEVCFEKLTVSDSRYMTLRMSRRTGQNLGGSVVDTWYLQTDVSNGINLNSTQLTSLGSSDKRTSEVWLVPASATNVTVWYRDTDGAKVYAGSVDFATTPAGAYFGEVYYGDTKQENVKFYIVNLTSTVWNIRLDITGKTTSDLASERIIYNVTHTASAVTSLGATANTEEASELWYYDGSSYTAIGTREKDARTKYGIVISAPKTAGAGDRVELKVPAEQVFARVVVKGPSTTVASSGDKVKSVVPITNAVGKLDNEVSLPVGKHLVLVGGPAVNKLTAQAMGYTFPTYGAQMTGNEFGPGEGYIALKSGVLESGKYAVIVAGWEAKDTRNACSVLQQYSSFASQLDGNMAVKVTSVSASGITPA